A single region of the Arthrobacter sp. zg-Y20 genome encodes:
- the rpsS gene encoding 30S ribosomal protein S19, whose translation MPRSLKKGPFVDQHLFLKVAAENEKGTKNVIKTWSRRSMIIPDMLGHTIAVHDGRKHIPVFVTESMVGHKLGEFALTRTFRGHVKDDRKGKRR comes from the coding sequence ATGCCACGCAGCCTGAAGAAAGGCCCCTTCGTCGACCAGCACCTGTTCCTTAAGGTAGCGGCCGAAAACGAAAAGGGCACCAAGAACGTCATCAAGACGTGGTCCCGCCGTTCGATGATCATCCCCGACATGCTCGGGCACACGATCGCCGTACACGATGGACGTAAGCACATTCCGGTGTTTGTCACCGAGTCGATGGTCGGGCACAAGCTCGGCGAATTCGCTCTGACGCGGACATTCCGCGGCCATGTGAAGGACGACCGCAAGGGCAAGCGCCGCTAG
- the rplB gene encoding 50S ribosomal protein L2, translating into MGIRKYKPTTPGRRGSSVADFTEITRSTPEKSLVRPLPKKGGRNNTGKITTRHKGGGHKRQYRLIDFRRHDKDGVNARVAEIEYDPNRTARIALLHYVDGTKRYIIAPNKLKQGDFVEAGAGADIKPGNNLPLRNIPVGTTIHAVELRPGGGAKMARSAGASVQLVAKEGRFAQLRLPSGEIRNVDVRCRATIGEVGNAEQSNINWGKAGRMRWKGVRPTVRGVAMNPVDHPHGGGEGKTSGGRHPVNPNGKREGRTRRPNKESDNLIVRRRRSGKNKR; encoded by the coding sequence ATGGGAATCCGTAAATACAAGCCGACTACCCCGGGCCGTCGCGGCTCGAGCGTAGCCGACTTCACCGAAATCACGCGGTCAACGCCGGAAAAGTCGTTGGTACGTCCGCTGCCCAAGAAGGGCGGCCGTAACAACACCGGTAAGATCACGACCAGGCACAAGGGTGGTGGACACAAGCGTCAGTACCGTCTGATCGACTTCCGTCGCCACGACAAGGACGGCGTCAACGCTCGCGTTGCCGAGATCGAATACGATCCGAACCGTACCGCCCGCATTGCGCTGCTGCACTACGTTGATGGCACCAAGCGTTACATCATTGCTCCGAACAAGCTCAAGCAGGGCGACTTCGTAGAGGCCGGCGCCGGGGCTGACATCAAGCCCGGCAACAACCTGCCGCTGCGCAACATCCCCGTGGGTACCACCATCCACGCCGTTGAACTGCGTCCGGGCGGCGGTGCCAAGATGGCCCGCTCCGCCGGTGCTTCTGTTCAGCTCGTTGCCAAGGAAGGCCGCTTCGCCCAGCTGCGTCTGCCCTCCGGTGAAATCCGCAACGTTGACGTCCGCTGCCGCGCCACGATTGGCGAGGTCGGCAACGCCGAGCAGTCCAACATCAACTGGGGCAAGGCCGGCCGTATGCGCTGGAAGGGCGTTCGCCCGACCGTCCGCGGTGTCGCCATGAACCCGGTTGACCACCCGCACGGTGGTGGTGAAGGTAAGACCTCCGGTGGACGCCACCCGGTCAACCCGAATGGTAAGCGCGAAGGCCGTACCCGCCGCCCCAATAAAGAGAGCGACAACCTCATTGTGCGTCGCCGTCGTTCCGGCAAGAACAAGCGATAG
- the rplW gene encoding 50S ribosomal protein L23 → MSATTAKDPRDVVLAPVVSEKSYGLIDEGKYTFLVDPRSNKTEIKLAVEKIFSVKVDSINTINRAGKRKRTKFGWGQRKSTKRAIVTLKDGTIDIFGGPLS, encoded by the coding sequence GTGAGCGCGACCACCGCTAAGGACCCGCGCGACGTAGTGCTTGCACCCGTCGTCTCGGAAAAGAGCTACGGCCTGATCGACGAAGGTAAGTACACCTTCCTGGTCGACCCCCGCTCGAACAAGACCGAGATCAAGCTGGCCGTGGAGAAGATTTTCTCCGTCAAGGTCGACTCGATCAACACCATCAACCGTGCCGGTAAGCGTAAGCGCACCAAGTTCGGATGGGGACAGCGCAAGAGCACCAAGCGCGCAATTGTCACCCTCAAGGACGGCACAATCGACATCTTCGGCGGTCCGCTCAGCTAG
- the rplD gene encoding 50S ribosomal protein L4, with the protein MANETTVEFPAEIFDVQTNVPLLHQVVVAQLAAARQGTHKTKTRAEVSGAGRKPFKQKGTGRARQGSIRAPHMTGGGVVHGPTPRDYSQRTPKKMKAAALRGALSDRARNGRIHVLESLVEGTKPSTKDALSALRSVSDRKNLLVVIERANDVAALSVRNVPEVHVIYVDQLNTYDVLVSDDVVFTKAAYDEFVGKNTVKEDAK; encoded by the coding sequence ATGGCTAACGAAACCACTGTTGAATTCCCCGCAGAGATCTTCGACGTTCAGACGAACGTACCGCTGCTCCACCAGGTGGTAGTTGCTCAGCTTGCAGCCGCCCGCCAGGGTACGCACAAGACGAAGACCCGCGCCGAGGTTAGCGGTGCAGGCCGCAAGCCCTTCAAGCAGAAGGGCACCGGCCGGGCTCGCCAGGGCTCGATCCGTGCGCCTCACATGACCGGTGGCGGCGTTGTCCACGGACCGACGCCCCGCGACTACAGCCAGCGCACCCCCAAGAAGATGAAGGCTGCTGCACTGCGCGGCGCCCTGTCTGACCGGGCACGCAACGGCCGTATCCACGTCCTCGAATCCCTGGTTGAAGGCACCAAGCCTTCCACCAAGGACGCACTGAGCGCCCTGCGTTCGGTTTCCGACCGCAAGAACCTGCTCGTTGTTATCGAGCGCGCCAACGATGTTGCTGCACTGTCCGTGCGCAACGTCCCGGAAGTTCACGTGATCTACGTAGATCAGCTGAACACCTACGACGTGCTGGTTTCCGACGACGTGGTCTTCACCAAGGCTGCCTACGACGAGTTCGTCGGCAAGAACACTGTCAAGGAGGACGCCAAGTGA
- the rplC gene encoding 50S ribosomal protein L3, which produces MSTSLTRQVKGLLGTKLGMTQVWDENNKLIPVTVVQADSNVITQLRSAEKDGYTAVQIGYGQIDPRKVTKPLAGHFEKAGVTPRRHVVELRTADADTYELGQELSVEIFEAGQKVDVTGTSKGKGFAGVMKRHGFHGVGASHGAHKNHRKPGSIGGASTPGRVFKGVRMAGRMGAVKHTTMNLTVHGVDAEKSLLLIKGAVPGARGQVVLVRTAVKGA; this is translated from the coding sequence ATGTCTACTTCACTTACACGCCAGGTAAAGGGACTGCTGGGCACCAAGCTCGGCATGACCCAGGTCTGGGACGAGAACAACAAGCTCATCCCCGTTACCGTCGTCCAGGCTGACTCCAACGTCATCACGCAGCTGCGCAGCGCGGAAAAGGACGGCTACACCGCCGTTCAGATCGGCTACGGCCAGATCGATCCGCGCAAGGTGACCAAGCCGCTGGCCGGCCACTTTGAAAAGGCCGGCGTCACGCCGCGCCGCCACGTAGTTGAACTGCGTACCGCAGATGCCGACACCTACGAGCTGGGCCAGGAACTCTCCGTTGAGATTTTCGAAGCCGGCCAGAAGGTCGACGTCACCGGAACCTCCAAGGGCAAGGGCTTTGCCGGTGTCATGAAGCGTCACGGCTTCCACGGCGTCGGTGCCTCCCACGGTGCACACAAGAACCACCGTAAGCCGGGTTCCATCGGTGGCGCATCCACCCCGGGACGCGTCTTCAAGGGCGTTCGGATGGCAGGCCGCATGGGCGCTGTCAAGCACACCACCATGAACCTCACGGTTCACGGTGTGGACGCCGAGAAGTCGCTCCTGCTGATCAAGGGTGCCGTTCCCGGCGCCCGCGGCCAGGTCGTCCTCGTACGCACCGCCGTGAAGGGAGCTTAG
- the rpsJ gene encoding 30S ribosomal protein S10, whose protein sequence is MAGQKIRIRLKSYDHEVIDVSARKIVETVTRAGATVVGPVPLPTEKNVYVVIRSPHKYKDSREHFEMRTHKRLIDIIDPTPKAVDSLMRLDLPADVNIEIKL, encoded by the coding sequence ATGGCGGGACAAAAAATCCGCATCCGGCTGAAGTCGTACGACCACGAGGTCATCGACGTATCAGCACGGAAGATCGTTGAGACGGTCACGCGTGCAGGCGCAACGGTAGTAGGCCCCGTGCCGCTGCCCACGGAAAAGAACGTTTACGTTGTTATCCGTTCGCCGCACAAGTACAAGGACAGCCGCGAGCACTTTGAAATGCGCACGCACAAGCGCCTGATCGACATCATTGACCCCACGCCTAAGGCCGTTGACTCGCTTATGCGTCTTGACCTGCCTGCAGACGTGAACATCGAAATCAAGCTGTAG
- the aroA gene encoding 3-phosphoshikimate 1-carboxyvinyltransferase translates to MYLSVLGTHAGISGTVQVPNSKYHAHRALILASLASGSSRISGLTDARHVQYTVAMLRQLGTGIEIEGDTFVVHGGAYRPQRDTVSAGSSGTTLYFMVGLAALAGRDVTVTGQKYFQRRPIGALLAALRDMGLDVSSTNDCPPIRVRSGRPHGGEVHIPGTLSQWVSGLLLLAPFARTETTVFVDGAQNESSYIELTIAMMRQFGLQVDADPDFRRFRIPPNQQAVPANLRMPPDIGSAAFGVAAAALHPADITLAGLSSASSSGSDHPEADFLDLARSMGVPLELDPAAGAVRIRHGGLRLQPVEVDCRRVPDMLPILSVMACFTGGRSVFHHVDHVRMKESDRVAAMLQLNAMGADLSVEGSSLVIRGVRGLNGSDLSSFNDHRVLMSLAVAASAAEGRSTLTYPNAYRISYPEYLAAMTAFGLRMEVQDGVIRRARLARPARTARGSSARTIATPAAVEAAAAVTGPDWVRRWAAERPSETAVVDGGAKGSGHLTWSELDTAADRTAAALLELGVQPGDRVAFQLPNCSEFVILTVASLRIGAVAAPLMPIFREREVALALQRAHARVFVTLQEFRGRRPAAELAGLVGQPAPAGPEPGLPVRDVLVLRAPGSADPLPKVHGGPRFSDWHQTLAQARPDPGTLSRYSPTARDAAQLLFTSGTSGEPKGVVHRHGTLSRAAAMEAAHLRLTSDDAVFIPSPLAHQTGFLYGMWLSFVLGCPQILQPVWDAGRALQLMHGWRATFVQAATPFLTDLVQAVDAGATAPPSLRIFVSTGAAVPRYLAERATRVLGAGICGAFGTTETCLGTLAAPQDEPAKVWGTDGRPLAGVRTRIVDDDGRLLPAGVEGNFELSSPTVFDGYLDRPDLTKEVFTEDGWYRTGDTAVMDSAGYLRVTGRVRDIINRGGEKIPVAEIEQLLFRHPSVLDIALAAMPDARLGERACAFVVPVPGAPLSLADLTVFLDRHQVSKHYWPERLELMDAIPRNAVGKVQKFLLRDMARNFAPAGGNGRDPSVSG, encoded by the coding sequence ATGTATCTTTCGGTCCTCGGAACGCACGCCGGCATCAGCGGCACAGTGCAGGTTCCCAACTCCAAGTACCACGCCCACCGCGCCCTGATCCTGGCCTCGCTGGCATCCGGCAGCAGCAGGATTTCCGGTCTCACGGATGCCCGGCACGTGCAGTACACAGTGGCCATGCTGCGCCAGCTGGGCACCGGCATTGAGATCGAGGGCGACACATTCGTGGTGCACGGGGGAGCCTACCGGCCGCAGCGGGACACCGTATCGGCGGGGAGTTCGGGAACTACCTTGTACTTCATGGTGGGGCTGGCTGCGCTGGCCGGGCGGGACGTCACAGTGACGGGCCAGAAGTACTTCCAGCGCCGGCCCATCGGGGCACTGCTCGCCGCCCTGCGCGACATGGGCCTGGATGTTTCCTCCACCAACGATTGTCCGCCGATACGGGTCCGCAGCGGCCGCCCGCACGGCGGTGAAGTGCACATCCCCGGAACCCTGTCCCAATGGGTCTCCGGCCTGCTGCTGCTGGCCCCGTTCGCCCGCACGGAAACGACGGTGTTCGTGGACGGCGCTCAGAATGAAAGCAGCTACATAGAGCTGACGATCGCCATGATGCGGCAATTCGGACTGCAGGTCGACGCCGATCCGGACTTCCGGCGTTTTCGGATTCCGCCCAACCAGCAGGCGGTACCCGCGAATCTGCGCATGCCGCCGGACATCGGGTCGGCCGCCTTCGGCGTCGCCGCGGCCGCGCTCCATCCCGCAGACATTACGCTGGCCGGGTTGTCCTCCGCCTCCTCCTCCGGTTCCGACCACCCGGAAGCGGACTTCCTTGACCTGGCGCGTTCCATGGGGGTGCCCCTGGAGCTGGATCCTGCCGCCGGCGCAGTCCGTATCCGGCACGGCGGGCTGCGGCTGCAACCGGTGGAGGTGGACTGCCGCCGCGTACCGGATATGCTTCCCATCCTCTCGGTCATGGCCTGTTTCACCGGCGGCCGCAGCGTCTTCCACCACGTTGACCACGTGCGGATGAAGGAATCAGACCGGGTAGCTGCCATGCTGCAGCTGAACGCGATGGGCGCAGACCTCAGCGTGGAAGGTTCTTCCCTGGTGATCCGCGGTGTGCGCGGCCTGAACGGGTCGGACCTTTCCTCCTTTAACGACCACCGCGTCCTGATGTCCCTTGCCGTTGCAGCCTCCGCAGCAGAGGGCCGCAGCACCCTCACATATCCCAATGCGTATCGGATTTCCTACCCGGAGTACCTGGCCGCCATGACTGCCTTCGGACTGCGCATGGAGGTGCAGGACGGAGTCATCCGCCGTGCGCGCCTGGCCCGTCCGGCGCGCACGGCCCGCGGCAGCAGTGCCCGGACCATCGCCACCCCGGCCGCTGTGGAGGCCGCCGCTGCAGTCACCGGGCCGGATTGGGTGCGCAGGTGGGCTGCGGAACGTCCCAGCGAGACGGCGGTGGTCGACGGCGGTGCCAAGGGATCAGGGCACTTGACCTGGTCGGAGCTGGACACGGCAGCCGACCGTACCGCCGCAGCGCTGCTGGAGCTGGGGGTACAGCCGGGAGACCGCGTGGCCTTCCAGCTGCCCAACTGCAGTGAATTCGTGATTCTCACCGTGGCCTCCCTGCGCATCGGCGCGGTGGCGGCGCCGCTGATGCCCATCTTCCGCGAACGCGAAGTGGCCTTGGCACTGCAGCGTGCACACGCCCGCGTATTCGTCACCCTGCAGGAATTCCGCGGCCGCCGGCCCGCTGCGGAGCTGGCCGGACTGGTCGGGCAACCCGCCCCGGCCGGACCGGAACCGGGCCTGCCCGTGCGGGACGTGCTGGTACTGCGCGCTCCGGGCAGCGCGGATCCCCTCCCCAAGGTCCACGGCGGGCCGCGGTTCAGTGACTGGCACCAGACCCTGGCACAGGCCCGGCCCGATCCCGGCACCCTCTCCCGGTACTCCCCCACGGCGCGCGACGCCGCGCAGCTGCTGTTCACGTCCGGCACCTCCGGCGAGCCCAAGGGCGTTGTGCACCGGCACGGAACGCTGAGCCGGGCCGCAGCCATGGAAGCGGCGCACCTGCGCCTGACCAGTGACGACGCAGTGTTCATCCCCTCGCCCCTGGCGCACCAGACCGGCTTCCTGTACGGCATGTGGCTGTCCTTTGTCCTGGGCTGCCCGCAGATCCTGCAGCCGGTCTGGGACGCGGGACGTGCCCTGCAGCTGATGCACGGCTGGCGCGCCACGTTTGTGCAGGCTGCCACCCCGTTCCTCACGGACCTGGTGCAGGCAGTGGACGCCGGGGCAACAGCTCCGCCCAGCCTGCGCATTTTCGTCAGCACCGGTGCCGCCGTGCCGCGCTATTTGGCCGAACGGGCCACACGCGTGCTGGGTGCCGGGATCTGCGGGGCCTTCGGCACCACTGAAACCTGTTTGGGCACGTTGGCCGCGCCGCAGGACGAACCCGCGAAGGTATGGGGAACCGACGGCCGTCCCCTGGCCGGAGTAAGAACCAGGATTGTTGACGATGACGGTCGGCTGCTTCCGGCCGGTGTCGAAGGAAACTTCGAACTGAGCAGCCCCACGGTCTTTGACGGCTACCTCGACCGCCCGGACCTGACCAAGGAAGTCTTTACCGAAGACGGCTGGTACCGGACCGGCGACACTGCCGTAATGGACAGCGCCGGGTACCTGCGCGTCACCGGCCGGGTCCGGGACATCATCAACCGCGGGGGCGAGAAGATCCCGGTGGCTGAGATTGAGCAACTGCTGTTCCGGCACCCGTCTGTGCTGGACATTGCGCTGGCGGCCATGCCGGACGCACGGCTGGGCGAACGGGCCTGTGCCTTCGTGGTGCCGGTTCCAGGAGCTCCCCTGAGCCTGGCTGACCTCACCGTCTTCCTGGACCGGCACCAGGTGTCCAAGCATTACTGGCCCGAACGCCTGGAGCTGATGGATGCGATACCGCGCAATGCCGTGGGCAAAGTCCAGAAATTCCTCCTGCGGGACATGGCCCGGAACTTCGCCCCGGCAGGCGGGAACGGCCGGGACCCCTCCGTCTCCGGCTGA
- a CDS encoding acyl-CoA dehydrogenase family protein: protein MSESESTVTSTAITADGRGSSVPDSAYRDLLSAVTAWVEGPGEAWAERIESTGRVPDALWKELREAGFLSLAAPADLGGRGVSFVQWMGLMEVFSRSHASIRMIVHVVNGTWRAMNPHASEPQREKYLRPAVAGDLVVAFTLTEPGNGTGADITSSVRREGDTYYLTGRKHLITFGVRCDYWLLFARLAGTTGRDGTVALLVDRHAPGTVVEDTSETMGVRGTDHASLSFTDTPVPVANRLGAEGDGLAVALGGFLTPSRISVAMSCVGLARRAQELAVAYALERTTFGQPLAARQAVAFALAENAADIEAARALTMTAAQAWQDGSESAPSLSSMAKLTAVDMLTRVTDKALQVHGGIGYWKSMPIERVYRDARAQRFEEGTNEIQKTVIARDLFRRAQAPAADDGVAAAVPDPAASPAALR from the coding sequence ATGAGTGAATCGGAGTCCACAGTGACCAGCACAGCCATCACCGCAGACGGACGGGGCAGCAGCGTCCCGGATTCGGCATACCGGGACCTGCTTTCAGCCGTGACCGCCTGGGTGGAAGGCCCCGGTGAAGCATGGGCGGAGCGCATCGAGTCCACCGGGCGGGTGCCCGATGCCCTGTGGAAGGAACTGCGGGAAGCAGGTTTCCTCTCCCTTGCGGCACCGGCGGACCTGGGCGGGCGGGGCGTGAGCTTCGTCCAGTGGATGGGATTGATGGAAGTCTTCTCCCGTTCGCATGCCTCCATCCGGATGATCGTGCACGTGGTTAACGGCACCTGGCGGGCCATGAACCCGCATGCCAGCGAACCGCAGCGGGAAAAATACCTGCGTCCCGCCGTCGCCGGCGACCTGGTGGTCGCCTTCACGCTCACCGAGCCCGGCAACGGCACCGGCGCCGACATCACCTCCAGTGTGCGGCGGGAGGGCGACACGTACTATCTCACCGGCCGCAAGCACCTGATCACCTTCGGCGTGCGCTGCGACTACTGGCTGTTGTTCGCCCGGCTGGCCGGCACCACCGGGCGGGACGGCACCGTCGCCCTGCTGGTGGACCGGCATGCCCCCGGCACCGTGGTGGAGGACACTTCGGAAACCATGGGCGTGCGGGGCACCGACCATGCCTCCCTGTCTTTCACCGACACACCGGTTCCGGTGGCAAACCGGCTGGGCGCGGAAGGCGACGGGCTGGCCGTGGCCCTGGGCGGCTTCCTGACCCCCAGCCGCATCTCGGTGGCCATGAGCTGCGTGGGCCTGGCCCGGCGCGCCCAGGAGCTTGCAGTCGCCTATGCCCTGGAACGCACCACTTTCGGCCAGCCGCTGGCTGCCCGGCAGGCCGTCGCCTTCGCCCTGGCTGAAAACGCCGCCGACATCGAAGCCGCTCGGGCCCTGACCATGACGGCGGCACAAGCCTGGCAGGACGGCAGCGAGTCTGCCCCCTCGCTGTCCTCCATGGCCAAGCTCACCGCGGTGGACATGCTCACCCGGGTCACGGACAAGGCCCTGCAGGTGCACGGCGGCATCGGCTACTGGAAGAGCATGCCCATTGAACGGGTCTACCGGGACGCCCGTGCCCAGCGGTTCGAAGAAGGAACCAACGAGATCCAGAAGACCGTAATTGCCCGCGACCTGTTCCGCCGCGCGCAGGCACCGGCTGCCGACGACGGCGTCGCGGCCGCCGTCCCCGATCCCGCAGCATCACCGGCCGCCCTGCGCTAA
- a CDS encoding FAD-dependent oxidoreductase, translating into MPAARVPEVSLTRVFSPVSIGSLLLPHRIVMGSMHLNREDDAGSLAAFYRERAAGGAALIVTGGAAVNRTGAGGPNYLLINEPEAAAVLAPVLDAVHEAGGRLALQLFHAGRYAFESTYGLRPAAPSQVFSGFSRTMPAEMTGPQIEDTLADFAAAAARARELGFDAVEIMGSEGYLINQFASPLTNLRRDRWGGDPVRRQAFPLAVLQSVRSAVGSTFPVIFRTSGADFVEGSSSIGESADLAVELARAGADALNIGIGWHESTVPSVQAMVPHGHWMGIAGGIRAALAAADVPVPVIGSNRINSLPLAEQALAAGHADLVSMARPFLADPDIVAKSRRGDARLVNTCIACNEACIDRSLGADPVSCLVNPRAGRENYFPLLRRRELRNSAAVAVVGAGPAGMQAAATLADAGHRVDLYEEADGIGGQFRLAGQVPGKADFLQTIRYFGNELPRLGVRIRCGTAPTAPVLAGYAHVLLATGVRPRPVPLPRTGNIPVLDYRRAFADAELLGNRVVVIGAGGIGVDLARLLVEYAGTGPRRVTILRRGARIGAGIGPSTRWAVLQELREAGVRTMAHTVPLELRSGGLLVRDEAGNRTVLPADAVVLAAGQVPHNPLQGHLEAAGAPFTVIGGARDASGLNAVRAFEQGLAAATDLIRSLARTPAASGVETPGFKRSRTPLP; encoded by the coding sequence ATGCCCGCTGCCCGCGTGCCGGAAGTGTCCCTCACCAGGGTCTTCTCCCCCGTTTCCATTGGTTCGCTGCTCCTGCCGCACCGGATAGTGATGGGCTCCATGCACCTGAACCGGGAGGACGACGCCGGTTCCCTCGCAGCGTTCTACCGGGAACGTGCAGCGGGCGGTGCCGCGCTGATCGTGACGGGCGGCGCTGCGGTTAACCGAACCGGTGCCGGCGGCCCCAATTACCTGCTGATCAACGAGCCGGAAGCCGCTGCGGTGCTGGCACCGGTGCTCGACGCCGTCCATGAAGCAGGCGGGCGGCTGGCCCTCCAGCTCTTCCACGCCGGGCGGTACGCCTTCGAATCCACCTACGGACTGCGCCCGGCCGCCCCGTCACAGGTATTCTCCGGTTTCTCCCGGACCATGCCCGCAGAGATGACCGGACCGCAGATCGAGGACACGCTCGCCGACTTCGCTGCCGCAGCGGCCCGGGCCCGGGAACTCGGATTCGATGCGGTGGAGATCATGGGGTCCGAAGGCTACCTGATCAACCAGTTTGCCTCGCCCCTGACCAACCTGCGCCGGGACCGCTGGGGCGGCGATCCTGTGCGGCGGCAGGCCTTCCCGCTGGCGGTGCTGCAGTCGGTGCGCTCCGCCGTCGGCAGCACCTTCCCGGTGATTTTCCGCACCTCGGGCGCCGACTTCGTGGAGGGCTCCAGCAGCATCGGAGAGTCGGCTGACTTGGCCGTTGAGCTGGCCCGGGCCGGAGCCGACGCCCTCAACATCGGCATTGGCTGGCACGAATCCACCGTGCCGTCCGTGCAGGCGATGGTTCCCCACGGCCACTGGATGGGGATTGCCGGCGGCATCCGGGCAGCCCTGGCCGCAGCCGACGTGCCGGTACCGGTGATTGGCAGCAACCGGATCAACTCACTGCCGCTGGCAGAACAGGCGCTTGCTGCCGGCCACGCCGACCTGGTCTCCATGGCGCGGCCGTTCCTCGCCGACCCGGACATCGTGGCGAAGTCCCGGCGCGGAGATGCGCGGCTGGTGAACACCTGCATCGCCTGCAATGAAGCCTGCATTGACCGCTCGCTGGGGGCCGACCCGGTCTCCTGCCTGGTCAACCCGAGGGCCGGGCGGGAGAACTACTTCCCGCTGCTCCGCCGGCGGGAACTCCGAAACAGTGCCGCGGTGGCCGTAGTGGGTGCGGGACCGGCAGGGATGCAGGCAGCAGCCACCTTGGCGGACGCCGGGCACCGGGTGGACCTCTATGAGGAAGCAGATGGCATCGGCGGGCAGTTCCGGCTGGCCGGCCAGGTGCCGGGGAAAGCGGACTTCCTGCAGACCATCCGCTACTTCGGCAACGAACTACCGCGGCTGGGTGTCCGGATCAGGTGCGGGACCGCCCCCACGGCCCCGGTCTTGGCCGGCTACGCGCACGTCCTGCTGGCAACCGGTGTCCGTCCGCGGCCGGTACCGCTGCCCCGTACCGGAAACATCCCCGTACTGGACTACCGCCGTGCCTTTGCCGACGCTGAGCTGCTCGGCAACCGGGTGGTGGTTATCGGGGCAGGCGGAATCGGCGTCGACCTGGCCCGCCTCCTGGTGGAGTACGCCGGGACCGGACCCCGCCGGGTCACCATCCTGCGCCGCGGCGCGCGGATCGGTGCGGGCATCGGCCCGTCAACCCGCTGGGCAGTCCTGCAGGAACTGCGGGAAGCGGGGGTGCGCACCATGGCCCACACCGTTCCCCTGGAACTGCGCTCCGGCGGGCTCCTGGTCCGGGACGAGGCGGGAAACCGGACAGTGCTGCCGGCCGACGCCGTCGTCCTGGCCGCCGGACAGGTGCCGCACAACCCGCTGCAGGGGCACCTCGAGGCGGCCGGTGCACCGTTTACCGTTATCGGCGGGGCACGTGACGCGTCGGGGCTCAACGCCGTGCGTGCCTTCGAACAGGGACTGGCCGCAGCCACGGATCTTATCCGGTCCCTGGCCCGCACCCCGGCGGCGTCCGGAGTTGAAACCCCCGGGTTTAAACGCAGCAGGACCCCGCTGCCATAA
- the tuf gene encoding elongation factor Tu, which yields MAKAKFERTKPHVNIGTIGHVDHGKTTLTAAISKVLADKYPDLNEKRDFAAIDSAPEERQRGITINISHIEYQTEKRHYAHVDAPGHADYIKNMITGAAQMDGAILVVAATDGPMAQTREHVLLARQVGVPYLLVALNKSDMVDDEELLDLVEMEVRELLSSQEFDGDNAPVVRVSGLKALEGDPKWVASVEELMDAVDNNVPDPIRDKDKPFLMPIEDVFTITGRGTVVTGRAERGTLAINSEVEIVGIRPVQKTTVTGIEMFHKQLDEAWAGENCGLLLRGIKREDVERGQVIVKPGSITPHTDFEANVYILSKDEGGRHNPFYSNYRPQFYFRTTDVTGVITLPEGTEMVMPGDNTEMTVELIQPIAMEEGLGFAIREGGRTVGSGRVTKIIK from the coding sequence GTGGCGAAGGCAAAGTTCGAGCGGACTAAGCCGCACGTCAACATCGGCACCATTGGTCACGTTGACCATGGCAAGACCACGTTGACCGCTGCCATTTCGAAGGTGCTTGCTGACAAGTACCCTGATCTGAACGAAAAGCGCGATTTCGCTGCTATCGACTCTGCACCTGAAGAGCGCCAGCGCGGTATCACCATCAACATCTCGCACATCGAGTACCAGACCGAGAAGCGCCACTACGCACACGTAGACGCTCCCGGCCACGCTGACTACATCAAGAACATGATCACTGGTGCAGCTCAGATGGACGGCGCAATCCTCGTGGTTGCCGCTACCGACGGTCCGATGGCCCAGACCCGCGAGCACGTTCTGCTCGCCCGCCAGGTGGGCGTTCCCTACCTGCTGGTCGCACTGAACAAGTCCGACATGGTTGACGACGAAGAACTGCTCGACCTCGTGGAAATGGAAGTTCGCGAACTGCTGAGCTCCCAGGAATTCGACGGGGACAACGCTCCCGTCGTCCGCGTTTCGGGCCTGAAGGCCCTGGAAGGCGACCCCAAGTGGGTTGCTTCCGTCGAAGAGCTGATGGACGCCGTTGACAACAACGTGCCGGACCCGATCCGCGACAAGGACAAGCCGTTCCTGATGCCGATCGAGGACGTCTTCACGATCACCGGTCGTGGAACCGTTGTCACGGGCCGCGCCGAGCGCGGTACCCTCGCCATCAACTCCGAGGTCGAGATCGTCGGCATCCGTCCGGTCCAGAAGACCACGGTTACCGGTATCGAGATGTTCCACAAGCAGCTTGACGAAGCATGGGCCGGCGAGAACTGTGGCCTGCTGCTCCGCGGCATCAAGCGCGAAGACGTAGAGCGTGGCCAGGTCATCGTGAAGCCGGGTTCCATTACCCCGCACACCGATTTCGAGGCCAACGTCTACATCCTGTCCAAGGATGAAGGCGGACGCCACAACCCGTTCTACTCGAACTACCGCCCGCAGTTCTACTTCCGTACCACGGACGTAACCGGCGTCATCACCCTCCCCGAGGGCACTGAAATGGTTATGCCCGGCGATAACACTGAGATGACCGTTGAGCTCATCCAGCCGATCGCTATGGAAGAGGGCCTCGGCTTCGCTATCCGCGAAGGCGGCCGCACCGTTGGATCAGGCCGCGTCACCAAGATCATCAAGTAA